A region of Salvelinus alpinus chromosome 6, SLU_Salpinus.1, whole genome shotgun sequence DNA encodes the following proteins:
- the neil1 gene encoding endonuclease 8-like 1 isoform X1 — MPEGPELHLASLFVNRMCGGVVFTGPVQKSEVSKNPEVSFSCPAYTIIATSRGKEVRLTLTPQESDSALGRCRRVKAGQANQVQTMDIVFRFGMSGFFRFTTEAELPKHSHLRFYTNEKPCKVLSFVDTRRFGSWQPNGTWQSNRGPCIMFEYLSYRENVLSHLADRAFDRPICEALLNQKYFNGIGNYLRAEILFRLNIPPFVKARTVLEGLQTHLSDEDRKSVVKEEVTDTEIKEEVTDREISDRAAVKEDESETPDLLRLCHTVPLEVIKLGGKGYDPEKMDYTDFKAWLQCYYVKGMKSVRDHNGRTMWFKGDPGSMAPKDAISPKTKMTVKKEDDHDYKGGKEVKKARSESTMKPKYIKETVEKKEVPQRRAGRRK; from the exons ATGCCTGAGGGTCCAGAGTTACACTTGGCCAGTCTGTTTGTCAACAggatgtgtgggggggtggtctTCACCGGCCCAGTACAAAAATCAGAGGTCAGTAAGAACCCTGAGGTCTCCTTCTCCTGCCCGGCATACACCATCATCGCCACCTCCAGAGGCAAGGAGGTTCGCCTCACTCTAACCCCCCAGGAGAGTGACTCTGCCCTGGGGAGATGCAGGCG GGTGAAGGCAGGTCAGGCCAACCAGGTCCAGACCATGGACATCGTCTTCCGTTTCGGAATGTCTGGATTCTTCCGTTTCACCACGGAGGCGGAGCTTCCTAAACATTCCCACCTGCGGTTCTACACCAATGAGAAGCCCTGTAAGGTTCTGAGCTTTGTGGACACACGCCGCTTTGGCAGCTGGCAACCCAACGGGACCTGGCAATCCAACCGAGGGCCCTGTATCATGTTTGAGTACCTGAGCTACAG GGAGAACGTCCTGTCCCACCTGGCCGACAGAGCGTTCGACCGGCCCATCTGTGAGGCTCTGTTGAACCAGAAGTACTTTAACGGCATCGGCAACTACCTGAGAGCAGAGATCCTCTTTAG ATTAAACATCCCTCCCTTTGTGAAGGCTCGGACGGTTCTGGAAGGACTTCAAACACATCTGTCTGACGAGGACCGGAAGTCAGTTGTCAAAGAGGAGGTCACAGACACCGAGATCAAAGAGGAGGTCACAGACAGAGAA ATCTCAGACAGAGCTGCTGTGAAGGAGGATGAGAGTGAGACCCCTGACCTGCTCCGTCTCTGTCACACAGTACCTCTGGAGGTCATCAAGTTAG GTGGTAAAGGTTACGACCCAGAGAAAATGGACTACACTGACTTTAAAGCGTGGCTCCAGTGTTACTATGTGAAGGGGATGAAGTCTGTAAGAGATCACAACGGCAGAACTATGTGGTTCaag GGAGACCCAGGTTCCATGGCTCCTAAAG ATGCCATATCTCCCAAAACAAAGATGACAGTGAAGAAAGAGGACGACCATGATTATAAAGGGGGAAAAGAG GTAAAGAAGGCCCGCTCCGAGAGCACGATGAAGCCAAAATACATAAAGGAAACAGTGGAGAAAAAGGAAGTCCCTCAGAGACGAGCAGGAAGGAGGAAGTAA
- the neil1 gene encoding endonuclease 8-like 1 isoform X2 has translation MPEGPELHLASLFVNRMCGGVVFTGPVQKSEVSKNPEVSFSCPAYTIIATSRGKEVRLTLTPQESDSALGRCRRVKAGQANQVQTMDIVFRFGMSGFFRFTTEAELPKHSHLRFYTNEKPCKVLSFVDTRRFGSWQPNGTWQSNRGPCIMFEYLSYRENVLSHLADRAFDRPICEALLNQKYFNGIGNYLRAEILFRLNIPPFVKARTVLEGLQTHLSDEDRKSVVKEEVTDTEIKEEVTDREISDRAAVKEDESETPDLLRLCHTVPLEVIKLGGKGYDPEKMDYTDFKAWLQCYYVKGMKSVRDHNGRTMWFKMPYLPKQR, from the exons ATGCCTGAGGGTCCAGAGTTACACTTGGCCAGTCTGTTTGTCAACAggatgtgtgggggggtggtctTCACCGGCCCAGTACAAAAATCAGAGGTCAGTAAGAACCCTGAGGTCTCCTTCTCCTGCCCGGCATACACCATCATCGCCACCTCCAGAGGCAAGGAGGTTCGCCTCACTCTAACCCCCCAGGAGAGTGACTCTGCCCTGGGGAGATGCAGGCG GGTGAAGGCAGGTCAGGCCAACCAGGTCCAGACCATGGACATCGTCTTCCGTTTCGGAATGTCTGGATTCTTCCGTTTCACCACGGAGGCGGAGCTTCCTAAACATTCCCACCTGCGGTTCTACACCAATGAGAAGCCCTGTAAGGTTCTGAGCTTTGTGGACACACGCCGCTTTGGCAGCTGGCAACCCAACGGGACCTGGCAATCCAACCGAGGGCCCTGTATCATGTTTGAGTACCTGAGCTACAG GGAGAACGTCCTGTCCCACCTGGCCGACAGAGCGTTCGACCGGCCCATCTGTGAGGCTCTGTTGAACCAGAAGTACTTTAACGGCATCGGCAACTACCTGAGAGCAGAGATCCTCTTTAG ATTAAACATCCCTCCCTTTGTGAAGGCTCGGACGGTTCTGGAAGGACTTCAAACACATCTGTCTGACGAGGACCGGAAGTCAGTTGTCAAAGAGGAGGTCACAGACACCGAGATCAAAGAGGAGGTCACAGACAGAGAA ATCTCAGACAGAGCTGCTGTGAAGGAGGATGAGAGTGAGACCCCTGACCTGCTCCGTCTCTGTCACACAGTACCTCTGGAGGTCATCAAGTTAG GTGGTAAAGGTTACGACCCAGAGAAAATGGACTACACTGACTTTAAAGCGTGGCTCCAGTGTTACTATGTGAAGGGGATGAAGTCTGTAAGAGATCACAACGGCAGAACTATGTGGTTCaag ATGCCATATCTCCCAAAACAAAGATGA